A stretch of Apis cerana isolate GH-2021 linkage group LG1, AcerK_1.0, whole genome shotgun sequence DNA encodes these proteins:
- the LOC108003528 gene encoding uncharacterized protein LOC108003528 translates to MPRRMDNTKTIFIFWCVLNTAFSVPNSSIPQKLDDQPYTTRRTPKVVIDLPVSKSKQSLSAVNFELKSTTTMSLESSTTHRSFSTEQPLYRLDRSNGQACILLQVDALITVKYRTKFGDDEEVSIYVPNDATVTGNCDNENTVTMSLKWKAFLLSWSFAKTPGGERWYVEKIELTYNSSDRHFEHIDQPNKTIRLSTGQKHSSMLFPTPVGKSYACNGETEIPLTDGKNHAKLLLRDMKLQPFKFKNNEFAAEFSCTSLSARGFRDETAPVAVGSTLAAAVLLTIAGYAAYRYFKVKKVKYDTME, encoded by the exons ATGCCACGCCGTATGGATAAcactaaaacaatatttatattct gGTGTGTCTTGAATACGGCGTTCAGCGTGCCTAATTCGTCGATACCACAAAAATTAGATGATCAACCATATACGACACGTCGAACGCCAAAAGTTGTCATCGATTTGCCTGTATCCAAATCCAAACAATCTCTG tcgGCGGTAAATTTCGAACTGAAGAGTACTACAACGATGTCTTTGGAATCATCAACGACACATAGGTCATTTTCCACGGAGCAACCTTTGTATCGTTTGGATCGCAGTAATGGACAAGCTTGTATTCTCTTACAAGTAGATGCTCTGATTACGGTGAAATATCGAACAAAATTCGGAGATGATGAA GAAGTGAGTATTTACGTTCCAAATGATGCCACTGTGACCGGCAATTGTGATAACGAAAATACAGTGACGATGTCACTTAAATGGAAAGCATTCTTATTATCATGGAGCTTCGCAAAG ACACCTGGTGGCGAACGATGGTACGTTGAGAAAATCGAACTTACATATAACTCGAGTGATCGGCATTTCGAACATATCGATCAACCAA ATAAGACAATAAGGTTGAGCACTGGACAAAAGCATAGCTCCATGTTGTTCCCGACACCAGTTGGAAAATCGTACGCTTGCAATGGTGAGACAGAAATTCCATTGACAGATGGGAAAAATCACGCCAAATTGCTCCTCAG AGATATGAAACTGCAACCGTTTAAATTCAAGAATAACGAATTTGCAGCGGAATTCTCGTGTACGTCATTAAGCGCACGAGGATTTAGGGACGAAACCGCGCCTGTTGCGGTTGGCTCGACTTTGGCTGCTGCCGTTCTACTTACTATTGCCGGTTACGCGGCCTATCGTTATTTCAAAGTGAAGAAAGTCAAGTATGATACTATGGAATAA
- the LOC108003530 gene encoding ADP-ribose glycohydrolase MACROD2 isoform X4, which yields MSFEIEKQKFLNMPPEEKRKYYKGIINTIDEIPTWFQYWNKNKTNINMIDLEKIEKINEEMANKISIWQGDITSLEIDAIVNAANSSLLGGGGVDGAIHKAAGPNLKKECATLGGCHVGEAKITDVIHTVGPQGEKPEKLKECYENSLIVARENQLRTIAFPCISTGIYGYPQRPAAKVALLTVKKFLTENKNAVDRIIFCLFLKTDKDIYEELLQKYFAID from the exons ATGTcgttcgaaattgaaaaac AGAAATTCTTGAACATGCCGccagaagaaaaaaggaaatactaTAAGGGAATTATAAACACGATAGACGAAATACCAACATGGTTCCAAtactggaataaaaataaaacaaatataaatatgattgatctcgaaaaaattgaaaagatcaACGAAGAAATggctaataaaatttcgatatggCAAGGAGATATTACATCTCTTGAAATAGATGCGATCGTCAATGCAGCAAACTCGAGTCTTCTTGGCGGCGGTGGAg ttGATGGAGCTATACACAAAGCTGCTGGAcctaatttgaaaaaagaatgtgCTACTTTAGGTGGATGTCATGTCGGTGAAGCTAAAATAACCG atgtgATTCATACTGTTGGTCCACAAGGGGAAAAAccagaaaaattaaaggaatGTTATGAAAACAGTTTAATCGTTGCTAGAGAAAATCAATTGCGCACAATTGCTTTCCCTTGTATATCAACAGGAATTTATGGATATCCACAAAGACCAGCAGCTAAAGTGGCTTTATTGACAGTCAAGAAGTTCCTAACAGAGAACAAAAACGCT gtggatagaataattttttgcctATTTTTGAAAACCGACAAAGATATATACGAAGaattgttacaaaaatattttgctattGATTAG
- the LOC108003530 gene encoding macro domain-containing protein CT2219 isoform X2: protein MLTLRANIADRFAVIAVVRSTIQNFLIGKNFVTFAKPQSRMSFEIEKQKFLNMPPEEKRKYYKGIINTIDEIPTWFQYWNKNKTNINMIDLEKIEKINEEMANKISIWQGDITSLEIDAIVNAANSSLLGGGGVDGAIHKAAGPNLKKECATLGGCHVGEAKITDVIHTVGPQGEKPEKLKECYENSLIVARENQLRTIAFPCISTGIYGYPQRPAAKVALLTVKKFLTENKNAVDRIIFCLFLKTDKDIYEELLQKYFAID, encoded by the exons ATGTTGACTCTCAGA GCGAACATCGCCGATCGTTTTGCAGTTATCGCCGTAGTTCGATCGACCATTCAGAATTTCTTGATTGGAAAGAATTTTGTTACATTTGCTAAACCTCAATCAAGAATGTcgttcgaaattgaaaaac AGAAATTCTTGAACATGCCGccagaagaaaaaaggaaatactaTAAGGGAATTATAAACACGATAGACGAAATACCAACATGGTTCCAAtactggaataaaaataaaacaaatataaatatgattgatctcgaaaaaattgaaaagatcaACGAAGAAATggctaataaaatttcgatatggCAAGGAGATATTACATCTCTTGAAATAGATGCGATCGTCAATGCAGCAAACTCGAGTCTTCTTGGCGGCGGTGGAg ttGATGGAGCTATACACAAAGCTGCTGGAcctaatttgaaaaaagaatgtgCTACTTTAGGTGGATGTCATGTCGGTGAAGCTAAAATAACCG atgtgATTCATACTGTTGGTCCACAAGGGGAAAAAccagaaaaattaaaggaatGTTATGAAAACAGTTTAATCGTTGCTAGAGAAAATCAATTGCGCACAATTGCTTTCCCTTGTATATCAACAGGAATTTATGGATATCCACAAAGACCAGCAGCTAAAGTGGCTTTATTGACAGTCAAGAAGTTCCTAACAGAGAACAAAAACGCT gtggatagaataattttttgcctATTTTTGAAAACCGACAAAGATATATACGAAGaattgttacaaaaatattttgctattGATTAG
- the LOC108003530 gene encoding macro domain-containing protein CT2219 isoform X1, translating to MLTLRANIADRFAVIAVVRSTIQNFLIGKNFVTFAKPQSRMSFEIEKQKFLNMPPEEKRKYYKGIINTIDEIPTWFQYWNKNKTNINMIDLEKIEKINEEMANKISIWQGDITSLEIDAIVNAANSSLLGGGGVDGAIHKAAGPNLKKECATLGGCHVGEAKITGGYMLPAKYVIHTVGPQGEKPEKLKECYENSLIVARENQLRTIAFPCISTGIYGYPQRPAAKVALLTVKKFLTENKNAVDRIIFCLFLKTDKDIYEELLQKYFAID from the exons ATGTTGACTCTCAGA GCGAACATCGCCGATCGTTTTGCAGTTATCGCCGTAGTTCGATCGACCATTCAGAATTTCTTGATTGGAAAGAATTTTGTTACATTTGCTAAACCTCAATCAAGAATGTcgttcgaaattgaaaaac AGAAATTCTTGAACATGCCGccagaagaaaaaaggaaatactaTAAGGGAATTATAAACACGATAGACGAAATACCAACATGGTTCCAAtactggaataaaaataaaacaaatataaatatgattgatctcgaaaaaattgaaaagatcaACGAAGAAATggctaataaaatttcgatatggCAAGGAGATATTACATCTCTTGAAATAGATGCGATCGTCAATGCAGCAAACTCGAGTCTTCTTGGCGGCGGTGGAg ttGATGGAGCTATACACAAAGCTGCTGGAcctaatttgaaaaaagaatgtgCTACTTTAGGTGGATGTCATGTCGGTGAAGCTAAAATAACCGGTGGTTATATGTTGCCAGCAAAGT atgtgATTCATACTGTTGGTCCACAAGGGGAAAAAccagaaaaattaaaggaatGTTATGAAAACAGTTTAATCGTTGCTAGAGAAAATCAATTGCGCACAATTGCTTTCCCTTGTATATCAACAGGAATTTATGGATATCCACAAAGACCAGCAGCTAAAGTGGCTTTATTGACAGTCAAGAAGTTCCTAACAGAGAACAAAAACGCT gtggatagaataattttttgcctATTTTTGAAAACCGACAAAGATATATACGAAGaattgttacaaaaatattttgctattGATTAG
- the LOC108003530 gene encoding macro domain-containing protein CT2219 isoform X3, with amino-acid sequence MSFEIEKQKFLNMPPEEKRKYYKGIINTIDEIPTWFQYWNKNKTNINMIDLEKIEKINEEMANKISIWQGDITSLEIDAIVNAANSSLLGGGGVDGAIHKAAGPNLKKECATLGGCHVGEAKITGGYMLPAKYVIHTVGPQGEKPEKLKECYENSLIVARENQLRTIAFPCISTGIYGYPQRPAAKVALLTVKKFLTENKNAVDRIIFCLFLKTDKDIYEELLQKYFAID; translated from the exons ATGTcgttcgaaattgaaaaac AGAAATTCTTGAACATGCCGccagaagaaaaaaggaaatactaTAAGGGAATTATAAACACGATAGACGAAATACCAACATGGTTCCAAtactggaataaaaataaaacaaatataaatatgattgatctcgaaaaaattgaaaagatcaACGAAGAAATggctaataaaatttcgatatggCAAGGAGATATTACATCTCTTGAAATAGATGCGATCGTCAATGCAGCAAACTCGAGTCTTCTTGGCGGCGGTGGAg ttGATGGAGCTATACACAAAGCTGCTGGAcctaatttgaaaaaagaatgtgCTACTTTAGGTGGATGTCATGTCGGTGAAGCTAAAATAACCGGTGGTTATATGTTGCCAGCAAAGT atgtgATTCATACTGTTGGTCCACAAGGGGAAAAAccagaaaaattaaaggaatGTTATGAAAACAGTTTAATCGTTGCTAGAGAAAATCAATTGCGCACAATTGCTTTCCCTTGTATATCAACAGGAATTTATGGATATCCACAAAGACCAGCAGCTAAAGTGGCTTTATTGACAGTCAAGAAGTTCCTAACAGAGAACAAAAACGCT gtggatagaataattttttgcctATTTTTGAAAACCGACAAAGATATATACGAAGaattgttacaaaaatattttgctattGATTAG